TTATGGATGTAACACCAGCAATACTTATATTTACTCCAATATTCTTACCAATAGTTCAATCTTTTGGAATGAGTGCTGTACAATTTGGAATAATAATAGTATTTAACCTATGTATAGGAAATATTACTCCACCAGTTGGAAATACTCTATTTGTTGGAGTAAAAGTTGGAAATTTAAAAATAGAAGATGTAATGGGACAGCTTATAAAATATTATGTAGTAATAATAATAGTACTTATGTTAGTAACTTATATTCCAGCTATTTCAATGTATCTACCAACTATTGGAGGATTTGTAAAATAATAAAAAAAAGGGCTTTTGTAGTGAACCCCTTTTCTTAGACACTATTATTTAATTATTGATTAATAAGGATTGATTCCTGTATTCTGCAGGACTTAATCCTTTTAATTTTACCTTTATCCTTTTATTATTATAATAATCTATATATTCTTCTATTGCTAACTTTAAGTCTTCAATATTTTTGTAATTATTTTCTTCTCCATAAAACATTTCTGATTTCATTATTCCAAAGAAACTTTCCATTAGTCCATTATCTAAACTATTCCCTTTTCTTGACATACTTTGAATTATATTTTTTTCTTCTAATATTTTAGTATAAAAACTATGCTGATATTGCCAACCTTGGTCACTATGAAATATTAATTTTTCTATCTCTTTATTGCTACTAAATGCTTTATCTAACATATCTATTATTTGATTTGAATTAGGAGTTGACGATATACTGTATGAAACTATATATCTTCCGTAAGCATCTAATATTGGAGATAAGTATATTTTATTTCCTCTTAAATTAAATTCTGTTACATCAGTAAACCATTTTTCATTTGGTTTATTTGCTTCAAAATTTCTTTTAATGTGATTATCAGCAATTTTTCCAATAGTTCCTTGATAAGAAGAATATTTCCTTTTTTTACGCGTAATACTATGTAAATTTAATTTATTCATTAGTCTTAAAACTTTCTTATGGTTGATATTTATTCCTTGATTTTTAAGTTCTAATGTAATTCTACGATATCCATATCTCTTTTTATTTTCATAAAATATCTCTTTGATTTTATCAATAATATCTTGATTTTTTAAGTCTTTATCTTCTTTATTTACATAGAAATAGTATGTAGCTCTTGACACTCCAGATATTTCAAGTAATATTTTTAAAGGATATTTGGCTCTAAATTCAGTTATTACTATGGTTTTATCTTCTCTTGTTGTTCCTTTTCCTGAACTAGAGCATTTAACTTTTTTAGGTATTCATTTTCAGTCTTTAAATACAAAATTTCTTTTTCTAAATCTTTAATTTTTTCTTTATTAGTTCTTGTTTTATTATATTTCTTTACCTAGTCATAGTTTTTGGTTTTCTCCCTTTTTTCTTCTCTATGACATTATAGCAGTTTTCTTTGTATTTTTTAATCCAATTTGTTAAAATTCCTGTTGAACTTAATCCAATATCAATTGCGACAGATAAGAGGGATTCATTATTTGTTAATATTCTATTAATAGTTAGCTCTTTAAACTCTTTAGAATAATAACGATTTTTATCATCTCTAAGAATAGAATACCCATGTCTATCTATGAGTCTAATTAAATACTCAATATTGTGAATATTAATATTGAAGTTTAAAGCTAAAGATTTTATAGTTTCCCCATTTCATCTTCTCTCATAAATTTCAATTTTTTGTTCTTTTGTTAATTTAGCCATAAAAAAACTACACCCTCCATCTTAGATGTCTAAGATTTTGGGTGCAGTACATTTTGCCCTTTTTTTATTTGAAATATTCAGGATATTTATCTAAATAATTATTAATTACATGCTTAAATTTTGAAAGATGTTCCGAGATTAAATTGTCAATATTTTCAGTTGTTTTATTTTTTATAATATCAATAATATCATGATGTTGTTCATAAGTTTTAGTGGCACTAAACTTTTCTAGTGCATCAATAAGTCTAAGTCTATCATAATGTGTAGCTAATCTTTTTACACTTTTCCAAACATTTTTTTTATTATAATAATAAAAAATTAAAGCATGCAACTCATTATCTAAGTCAAAAAATTTATGTAAGTCTTCTTCAAAATCAATTATAATTTTTTGATAAGCTAGATTTTTTTCTAACTCTCTAATTAACTCTTTAGAATTTTTATCAGAGCAAGCCAATTTTAAAATCTCTTTTTCACAAAGCGCTCTTAAAAAAACAGCCTCATCAACTAAATTTAAATCTATCTTAGAAACAAAGGATCCTTTTTGTGGAAAAACATCTATAAGTTTTTCTTCAGATAATCTAACAATAGCTTCTCTTACAGGGGTACGACTTACATTAAGTTGATTTCCTAACTCTACTTCACTAATACATTCTCCAGGTTTTAGATTGAGAGTCATAATATTTTCTTTAATAACTCTATAGATAAACTCTCGATTATTTTCATTTTTCTTTTTAGTGGTATTTTCTAATAACATATTTTCTTTTCACCTTTTTAATTTATAAAATATTCTAATCTTTTTGAGATTTCTTCACAAGTTTTCTGCATCTCTTTAACTAAGAATTTCGATTTTTCATCTGTTAAATCATCAGGAAAACAAGGACAACTAATAGCAGCTATAATTCTATTTTTTTTATCTAATATTGGAACTGCGACAGCTTTAATATTTTTTGAGTGTTCCATATTATCATAAGAAACTTTTTGTATATTAATTTTAAGTAATTCTTCTTTTAACTTTTCTCTGTCTGTTATGGTATTATCAGTATATTTTGGGAGAGTTTTAGTAAGGAGTTTATTTAATTTGCTTTCACTAAGTTGACAAATAAGAAGCTTACTAGCTGCTCCAGCATGAAGTGGAAAAATAGCATTTTCTGCTACAGATACTTTTATTAAATCACTACTTTCAACAGTAGCAATACTTCTAATTTTATCATTATCAAGAACACTTAATTTAAATGTTTCTTTAAATTTTAAAGATAATTCTTCAAGATATGGATGAGTTATATTCTTAATAAGAGTATATTTTTCATATCTATTAGAGAAAAAGTAAAATTTTTCTCCTAAAGTGTACTCTTTATCTTGATAATTGAGATACTTTAAGTTAGTAAGTACTTCTAAAAGTCTATTGACAGTTGCCTTAGGAAGATTTAAATCTTTAGAAATAGAACTTTGAGTAGCTGAATATTTATAGTAAAGATAGTTAAAAATTTTATCTGCTTTATCAATAGCAGGAACTTTTGATTTTTCTTCCAAGATGACTCCCTCCCTGTATCTTTTTTACCCTTCCATTTTTATTTTTTATGTGGTATAATATAGAAAAGATATAAGGGAAACAATAACCCACAAGGGTTGAGGGTAACTCTTAAAGAGCTATTTTGATAGTAAACTCAAAACGTCTAACTTTAACTACTATCTTAAAATAATTCTTCATAAGTTAAACCCCCTTTCTTGCAAGAATTAAGGTTTCCCTTATATATTTATTATATCATAGTAGAATTGTTATATCAAGAATTAGAGAGGATTTTCTAGTTCTTTTTTATTTTTTGAACTTGTTGACAGTAAAAAATCTTTATGCTAGTATAGTAGAAAATATTAAAAAGTTGGAGGAAAAGATGGAGTTAAAAAAAGAATTATACAAGATAGAGGATGAGTTAAAAAAGGAGATAGAAGGAGTATCTGATTATATTTTTAAAAATCCAGAATTAGGAAATGAGGAGTATAAGGCAGTAGAATTTTTAATAAAAGAGTTAGAAAAAAATAATTTTAGAGTAGAAAAAAATTATTGTGGAATGGAAACAGCTTTTAGAGCTGAGATAGGAGAAGGATCTCCT
Above is a window of Fusobacterium mortiferum ATCC 9817 DNA encoding:
- a CDS encoding GntR family transcriptional regulator, which translates into the protein MLLENTTKKKNENNREFIYRVIKENIMTLNLKPGECISEVELGNQLNVSRTPVREAIVRLSEEKLIDVFPQKGSFVSKIDLNLVDEAVFLRALCEKEILKLACSDKNSKELIRELEKNLAYQKIIIDFEEDLHKFFDLDNELHALIFYYYNKKNVWKSVKRLATHYDRLRLIDALEKFSATKTYEQHHDIIDIIKNKTTENIDNLISEHLSKFKHVINNYLDKYPEYFK
- a CDS encoding IclR family transcriptional regulator, whose protein sequence is MEEKSKVPAIDKADKIFNYLYYKYSATQSSISKDLNLPKATVNRLLEVLTNLKYLNYQDKEYTLGEKFYFFSNRYEKYTLIKNITHPYLEELSLKFKETFKLSVLDNDKIRSIATVESSDLIKVSVAENAIFPLHAGAASKLLICQLSESKLNKLLTKTLPKYTDNTITDREKLKEELLKINIQKVSYDNMEHSKNIKAVAVPILDKKNRIIAAISCPCFPDDLTDEKSKFLVKEMQKTCEEISKRLEYFIN